In one Pempheris klunzingeri isolate RE-2024b chromosome 8, fPemKlu1.hap1, whole genome shotgun sequence genomic region, the following are encoded:
- the LOC139205864 gene encoding membrane-spanning 4-domains subfamily A member 12-like yields MSVSVVKDKGATVITVTADSKSMLPPLCQILKALCYSPICCSVRGGLMQSSAVSALGTVQIMVGLFNIGLGPGRLRRHPEDLTDLNAAYWLGALFLAAGIVSVFADRLPSRCAVGFAVVFNVVGSIFAVIGIVLYAIDLGDAPFTYMCDNSSYSNDNCRYLAYIAQRLLTGMDITLIVLAAFQLCVCISLAVLGIKALRLSWRKDMGGRDAEIDQPLLKEVLMTSPGA; encoded by the exons ATGTCCGTCTCGGTGGTGAAAGACAAAGGAGCGACCGTGATCACGGTGACAGCTGACAGTAAGAGCATGCTTCCACCGCTGTGCCAGATCCTGAAGGCTCTCTGCTACAGTCCGATATGCTGCTCGGTGCGCGGTGGGCTGATGCAGAGCAGCGCAGTGTCAGCTCTGGGG ACTGTGCAGATCATGGTGGGTCTGTTCAACATTGGACTTGGGCCTGGACGACTACGCAGACATCCTGAGGATTTGACCGATCTGAATGCTGCTTACTGGCTGGGTGCTTTG TTCCTTGCAGCCGGAATCGTATCAGTGTTTGCCGACCGCCTGCCCTCTCGTTGCGCG GTGGGCTTTGCTGTGGTGTTCAACGTAGTCGGATCTATCTTTGCTGTTATTGGCATTGTGCTGTATGCCATAGACCTCGGGGATGCCCCTTTCACCTACATGTGtgacaacagcagctacagtaaTGACAACTGCAGATATTTGGCGTACATTGCCCAG CGTTTGTTGACAGGCATGGACATCACGCTGATCGTCCTGGCTGCtttccagctgtgtgtctgcattagCCTGGCTGTTCTGGGCATCAAGGCTCTGAGGCTCAGCTGGAGGAAGGACATG GGTGGCAGAGATGCTGAGATTGACCAGCCGCTGTTGAAGGAAGTCCTCATGACCAGCCCTGGAGCTTAA